A section of the Streptomyces sp. NBC_00178 genome encodes:
- a CDS encoding MurR/RpiR family transcriptional regulator: MTQDVKESFTGESPPAPAALAAKVRTLAPSMTRSMQRVAEAVAGDPAGCAALTVTGLAELTGTSEATVVRTARLLGYPGYRDLRLALAGLAAHQQSGRAPAVTADIAVDDPIADVVTKLAYDEQQTLADTAAGLDTVQLGAAVAAAATARRIDIYGIGASSLVGQDLAQKLLRIGLIAHAHMDPHLAVTNAVQLRSGDVAIAITHSGSTGDVIEPLRVAFDRGATTIAITGRPDGPVSQYADHVLTTSTARESELRPAAMSSRTSQLLVVDCLFIGVAQRTYETAAPALSASYEALAHRHTPRSR; this comes from the coding sequence GTGACCCAAGACGTGAAGGAAAGTTTCACCGGCGAATCCCCGCCCGCGCCCGCCGCCCTCGCGGCCAAGGTGCGGACCCTCGCCCCGTCCATGACCCGCTCCATGCAGCGGGTCGCCGAAGCCGTCGCGGGAGACCCTGCCGGGTGCGCCGCCCTCACCGTCACCGGTCTCGCCGAGCTCACCGGCACCAGTGAGGCCACCGTCGTCCGCACGGCTCGTCTCCTCGGCTACCCCGGATACCGCGATCTGCGCCTGGCCCTCGCCGGGCTCGCCGCCCACCAGCAGTCGGGCCGGGCACCCGCCGTCACCGCCGACATCGCGGTCGACGACCCCATCGCGGACGTCGTCACGAAGCTGGCCTACGACGAGCAGCAGACCCTCGCGGACACGGCGGCCGGTCTCGACACCGTGCAGCTCGGTGCGGCCGTCGCCGCCGCCGCGACGGCCCGCCGCATCGACATCTACGGCATCGGCGCGTCCTCGCTCGTCGGCCAGGACCTGGCCCAGAAGCTGCTGCGCATCGGCCTGATAGCCCACGCCCACATGGACCCGCACCTCGCCGTGACCAACGCGGTGCAGCTCCGCTCCGGCGACGTGGCCATCGCGATCACGCACTCCGGTTCCACGGGTGACGTCATCGAGCCGCTGCGCGTGGCCTTCGACCGCGGCGCGACCACGATCGCGATCACCGGCCGCCCGGACGGACCCGTCTCGCAGTACGCCGACCACGTGCTGACCACCTCCACCGCACGCGAGAGCGAGCTCCGGCCCGCCGCCATGTCGAGCCGCACGAGCCAGCTGCTGGTCGTGGACTGCCTGTTCATAGGCGTCGCCCAGCGCACCTACGAGACGGCCGCGCCCGCGCTGTCCGCCTCGTACGAGGCGCTCGCCCACCGCCACACCCCGCGCAGCCGCTGA
- a CDS encoding DUF4031 domain-containing protein, with product MTVYIDPPTWPGHGRMWSHLVSDVSFEELHAFAAAIGCPPRAFERDHYDVPEERYADAVRAGAREVGSKEIVRRITEAGLRRPKGRPAPR from the coding sequence GTGACCGTCTACATCGACCCGCCGACCTGGCCGGGGCACGGGCGGATGTGGTCCCACCTGGTCAGCGACGTCTCGTTCGAGGAACTGCACGCGTTCGCCGCGGCGATCGGCTGCCCGCCGCGCGCGTTCGAGCGCGACCACTACGACGTGCCCGAGGAGCGCTACGCGGACGCGGTGCGCGCCGGGGCACGGGAGGTCGGGTCGAAGGAGATCGTGCGCCGGATCACCGAAGCGGGCCTGCGGAGGCCGAAGGGGCGTCCTGCTCCGCGCTGA
- a CDS encoding Cmx/CmrA family chloramphenicol efflux MFS transporter — MPMAVYILGLSVFALGTSEFMLSGLLPPIADDMNVSIPKAGLLISAFAIGMVVGAPLLAVATLRLPRRTTLIALISVFGLGQVAGALAPTYEVLFVSRVVSALACAGFWAVGAAVAIAMVPVNARARAMAVMIGGLSIANVLGVPLGAFLGESLGWRSAFWAVGAASAVALAGVVTRIPRIPLPDEKPQLGREVAIYRDRQVWLSIVITALAAGGVFCAFSYLAPLLTDVADLGSGWVPWVLALFGVGALIGTTIGGRVADAHLFGVLLSGISASTVFLVALALFASNQVAVIALAFLLGLSAFYTAPALNARMFNVAGVAPTLAGATTTAAFNLGNTSGPWLGGTVIDAGLGFRATAWAGAAMLVAGLATVVVSMRLHNGRPSKRIAGAPARVSAEQDAPSASAGPLR; from the coding sequence ATGCCCATGGCCGTCTACATCCTCGGCCTCTCGGTGTTCGCCCTCGGTACCAGCGAGTTCATGCTGTCCGGGCTGCTGCCGCCCATCGCCGACGACATGAACGTGTCGATCCCGAAGGCCGGGCTCCTCATATCCGCCTTCGCGATCGGCATGGTGGTCGGCGCCCCACTGCTGGCGGTCGCCACGCTGCGGCTGCCCCGCCGGACGACGCTCATCGCGCTCATCTCGGTCTTCGGGCTCGGCCAGGTCGCCGGCGCCCTGGCACCGACGTACGAGGTGCTGTTCGTCTCCCGGGTGGTGAGCGCCCTGGCGTGTGCCGGTTTCTGGGCGGTCGGCGCGGCGGTCGCGATCGCGATGGTGCCGGTGAACGCCCGCGCCAGGGCGATGGCCGTGATGATCGGCGGGCTGTCGATCGCGAATGTGCTGGGCGTGCCGCTGGGCGCGTTCCTCGGGGAGAGTCTCGGCTGGCGCTCGGCGTTCTGGGCGGTGGGCGCCGCGTCCGCCGTGGCCCTGGCCGGCGTCGTCACCCGTATCCCGCGTATCCCGCTGCCGGACGAGAAGCCGCAGCTCGGGCGCGAGGTCGCGATCTACCGGGACCGGCAGGTCTGGCTGTCCATCGTCATCACCGCGCTCGCCGCGGGCGGCGTGTTCTGCGCGTTCAGCTATCTCGCGCCTCTCCTGACGGATGTGGCGGACCTCGGCTCGGGCTGGGTGCCGTGGGTGCTCGCCCTGTTCGGCGTGGGCGCGCTGATCGGCACGACGATCGGCGGCCGCGTCGCGGACGCCCACCTCTTCGGTGTGCTGCTGAGCGGGATCTCCGCCTCGACGGTCTTCCTGGTGGCGCTCGCCCTGTTCGCCTCGAACCAGGTCGCCGTGATCGCCCTTGCGTTCCTGCTGGGCCTGTCGGCGTTCTACACGGCCCCGGCGCTCAACGCCCGGATGTTCAACGTGGCCGGTGTCGCACCCACGCTCGCCGGGGCGACGACCACGGCAGCGTTCAACCTGGGCAACACGAGCGGGCCGTGGCTGGGCGGCACGGTGATCGACGCCGGCCTCGGGTTCCGCGCGACGGCCTGGGCGGGCGCCGCGATGCTGGTGGCCGGTCTGGCGACCGTGGTGGTCTCGATGCGGCTCCACAACGGCAGGCCGTCCAAGCGGATCGCGGGGGCACCGGCGCGGGTCAGCGCGGAGCAGGACGCCCCTTCGGCCTCCGCAGGCCCGCTTCGGTGA